In Vigna unguiculata cultivar IT97K-499-35 chromosome 3, ASM411807v1, whole genome shotgun sequence, a single genomic region encodes these proteins:
- the LOC114175036 gene encoding early nodulin-55-2 produces MIMASCLANNASPFLVMLSMCLLICFSEAKQYVVGGSANSWKTPLSSPDSLNHWANSHHFKIGDTLVFKYDERTESVHEVNETDYERCNTVGQEHVVFNDGNTKVLLTKSGFRHFISGNQSHCRMGLKLAVVVITGKTKNNPTSPTPTPTPSPSPSPSPSPLSSTPSPSPSPLPNNHGVNGSSSAGFIMMWLLGVMMLLV; encoded by the exons ATGATTATGGCTTCATGTTTAGCAAATAATGCATCTCCATTTCTGGTGATGCTCTCAATGTGTTTGTTAATTTGTTTCTCTGAAGCCAAACAGTATGTGGTTGGAGGCAGTGCAAATTCCTGGAAGACTCCTCTTTCCTCGCCAGATTCACTCAACCACTGGGCCAACTCTCACCATTTCAAAATCGGCGACACTCTcg TATTTAAATACGACGAGAGAACTGAGTCGGTGCATGAAGTGAACGAGACAGACTACGAAAGGTGCAACACGGTGGGGCAAGAACATGTGGTGTTCAACGATGGCAACACCAAGGTCTTGCTTACAAAATCTGGATTCAGACACTTCATAAGTGGAAATCAGAGTCACTGCCGCATGGGGTTAAAACTCGCTGTGGTTGTCATCACCGGCAAAACCAAAAACAACCCTACTTCTCCTACTCCTACTCCtactccttctccttctccttcacCATCACCTTCACCATTGTCATCAACACCTTCACCGTCACCTTCACCACTTCCAAATAATCACGGTGTTAATGGTAGTTCAAGTGCTGGATTCATTATGATGTGGTTGTTGGGGGTGATGATGTTACTGGTTTAA
- the LOC114179351 gene encoding probable cyclic nucleotide-gated ion channel 5: MMFDCGRKSEYMGGQRENFLRLEALDSTLSSSSDAGVIKSGFSIDKLGHGGHGSSTTSRSFKRGMRRGSEGLKSIGRSLGLGVSRAVFPEDLKVSEKKIFDPQDKFLLLWNKLFVTSCILAVSIDPLFFYLPVINNSFRCLGIDRKLATIVTTLRTVIDAFYLMHMALQFRTAYIAPSSRVFGRGELVIDSAQIAKRYLQRYFIIDFLSVLPIPQIVVWRFLLRSKGSDVLATKQALLFIILFQYVPRFLRMVPLTSELKRTAGVFAETAWAGAACYLLLYMLASHIVGAFWYLLAIERNDSCWQKACSDNGSLCDKNFLYCGNQLMKGYSAWNNRSQDILNSACSAEGDPAPFDYGIFAQVLTSGIISSKKFISKYCYCLWWGLQNLSTLGQGLQTSTYPGEVIFSIALAIFGLILFALLIGNMQTYLQSLTIRLEEMRVKRRDSEQWMHHRLLPQELRERVRRYDQYKWLATRGVDEENLVQSLPKDLRRDIKRHLCLALVRRVPLFESMDERLLDAICERLKPCLFTEHTYIVREGDPVDEMLFIIRGRLESVTTDGGRSGFFNRSFLKEADFCGEELLTWALDPKSGSNLPSSTRTVKALMEVEAFALTADELKFVASQFRRLHSRQVQHTFRFYSQQWRTWAACFIQAAWRRYSKKKLMKLRQKEEDADESEGSHETGGGSSYSFGAALLASKFAAHTLRGVHRNRLAKTARELVKLQKPPEPDFSADDAD; encoded by the exons ATGATGTTTGACTGTGGTCGCAAGTCAGAATACATGGGTGGCCAGCGGGAAAATTTTTTGAG GTTGGAGGCCTTGGATTCTACACTATCTTCATCTTCTGATGCTGGAGTTATAAAATCTGGATTTAGTATTGATAAATTAGGCCATGGTGGTCATGGAAGCAGCACGACTTCTAGGTCTTTTAAAAGGGGTATGAGAAGGGGATCTGAAGGGCTGAAATCAATTGGGCGATCGCTTGGGTTGGGAGTATCTAGGGCAGTGTTCCCAGAAGATCTTAAAGTGTCAGAAAAGAAGATATTTGACCCTCAAGACAAATTCCTGCTATTATGGAATAAACTCTTTGTTACCTCGTGCATTTTGGCTGTGTCTATAGATCCACTGTTTTTTTATCTCCCAGTCATTAATAATTCGTTTCGCTGTCTTGGCATAGACCGAAAGTTGGCAACAATAGTTACAACATTAAGGACGGTGATTGATGCTTTCTATCTTATGCACATGGCTCTCCAATTTCGTACTGCTTATATTGCTCCATCTTCTCGTGTCTTTGGGCGGGGTGAGCTTGTGATAGATTCGGCACAGATAGCCAAACGATACTTGCAGCGGTATTTCATCATTGATTTCCTATCAGTGTTGCCTATACCACAG ATTGTGGTTTGGAGATTTCTTCTGAGGTCAAAAGGTTCAGATGTGCTAGCAACAAAACAGGCCTTGCTATTCATTATCCTGTTTCAGTATGTTCCTAGATTTCTCCGTATGGTACCATTGACTTCCGAGCTTAAGAGAACAGCTGGTGTCTTTGCTGAAACTGCATGGGCAGGTGCTGCATGTTATTTGCTGCTGTACATGCTTGCCAGTCAT ATAGTTGGTGCATTTTGGTACTTGTTAGCTATTGAACGCAATGACTCGTGCTGGCAGAAAGCTTGCAGTGACAATGGCAGTTTGTGCGATAAAAATTTCCTTTATTGTGGGAACCAGCTCATGAAAGGTTATAGTGCTTGGAACAATAGAAGTCAAGATATTCTAAATTCAGCGTGCTCTGCAGAAGGTGATCCTGCACCTTTTGATTATGGAATTTTCGCCCAAGTCTTGACATCTGGCATAATTTCATCTAAGAAATTCATTTCCAAATACTGTTACTGTTTATGGTGGGGGCTCCAGAATTTGag TACACTTGGCCAGGGGCTTCAAACTAGCACCTATCCTGGGGAGGTTATCTTTTCAATAGCACTAGCTATTTTTGGTCTCATCCTCTTTGCACTTCTGATTGGCAACATGCAG ACATATCTTCAGTCTCTCACAATTAGGCTCGAGGAAATGAGAGTCAAAAGGCGTGATTCAGAACAGTGGATGCATCATCGGTTACTCCCACAAGAGCTTAGAGAGCGTGTGAGACGGTATGATCAATATAAGTGGCTGGCAACGCGTGGTGTAGATGAAGAAAATCTAGTTCAGAGTCTACCAAAGGATCTTCGAAGAGATATTAAGCGTCATCTCTGTTTGGCCTTAGTGAGGAGG GTTCCACTATTTGAGAGTATGGATGAGAGATTGCTTGATGCGATCTGTGAGAGACTGAAACCATGTTTATTTACAGAGCATACTTACATCGTTCGGGAAGGAGATCCAGTTGATGAGATGCTTTTCATCATACGTGGTCGCCTTGAGAGTGTTACCACAGATGGTGGGAGGAGTGGATTTTTCAACCGCAGTTTTCTAAAGGAAGCGGACTTCTGTGGGGAGGAGCTATTAACCTGGGCCCTGGATCCCAAATCTGGTTCTAATCTCCCATCTTCCACTAGAACAGTTAAAGCATTAATGGAGGTTGAGGCTTTTGCCTTAACAGCTGATGAGTTAAAATTTGTTGCCAGTCAATTTAGACGCCTTCACAGCAGACAGGTTCAACACACTTTCCGATTTTACTCCCAGCAATGGAGGACTTGGGCTGCATGCTTTATTCAAGCAGCATGGCGTCGGTATTCTAAGAAGAAACTCATGAAGCTTCGTCAAAAGGAAGAAGATGCTGATGAATCAGAGGGAAGTCACGAAACTGGTGGTGGGAGTTCCTACAGCTTTGGTGCTGCCCTGTTAGCCTCTAAGTTTGCTGCGCACACTCTTCGTGGCGTTCATCGTAATCGACTTGCTAAGACTGCTAGGGAGTTGGTGAAACTACAGAAACCCCCAGAACCTGATTTCTCTGCAGATGACGCTGACTAA
- the LOC114177955 gene encoding signal recognition particle receptor subunit alpha-like, with translation MLEQLLIFTRGGLILWTCNHFTNALKGSPIDTLIRSCLLEERSGAASFTYDAPGASYSLKWTFHNDLGLVFVAVYQRILHLLYVDDLLAAVKREFSGLYQPQKTEYRDFDEIFRQLQIEAEARAENLKKTNPLPAVAPQRKQPNGTWQGKGKNAGTEKKSDGDGDGKNGRRIENGGFVVAKNNSNANLKSSGNGSVNIGKENESANIGAFDVNRLQKLKGKGPNGNGNGKKKEAVVAAKAEPKKVVKKNRVWDDSPPQTKLDFTDHLDGEGDGDKKVDFLAKEQGESMMDKEEVLSSDSEVEDDDDDTGKDSKPEAKKKGWFSSMFQSIAGKANLEKSDLEPALKALKDRLMTKNVAEEIAEKLCESVAASLEGKKLGSFTRISSTVHTAMEDALVRILTPKRSIDILRDVHAAKEQRKPYVVVFVGVNGVGKSTNLAKVAYWLLQHNTSVMMAACDTFRSGAVEQLRTHARRLQIPIFEKGYEKDPAVVAKEAIQEASRNGSDVVLVDTAGRMQDNEPLMRALSKLINLNNPDLVLFVGEALVGNDAVDQLSKFNQKLADLSTSPTPRLIDGILLTKFDTIDDKVGAALSMVYVSGAPVMFVGCGQSYTDLKKLNVKSIVKTLLK, from the exons ATGTTGGAGCAATTACTGATATTCACGCGCGGAGGTTTGATCCTGTGGACCTGCAACCACTTCACCAACGCGCTCAAGGGGTCTCCGATCGACACGTTGATCCGCTCGTGCCTCCTGGAGGAGCGATCCGGTGCGGCGAGCTTCACCTATGATGCTCCTGGAGCCTCCTACTCCCTCAAATGGACCTTCCACAACGACCTGGGCCTCGTATTCGTCGCCGTCTACCAGCGCATCCTCCACCTCCTTTACGTCGACGATCTACTCGCTGCCGTCAAGCGCGAATTTTCTGGCCTATACCAACCCCAAAAGACCGAATACCGAGATTTTGACGAGATCTTCCGCCAGCTGCAGATCGAGGCCGAGGCACGCGCCGAGAATTTGAAGAAAACGAATCCCCTTCCCGCGGTGGCTCCTCAAAGGAAACAGCCAAACGGCACGTGGCAGGGGAAAGGGAAAAACGCTGGAACAGAAAAAAAGagtgatggggatggggatgggaagaATGGGCGTAGAATTGAGAATGGTGGTTTTGTTGTAGCTAAGAATAATTCTAATGCTAACTTGAAGAGTAGTGGTAATGGTAGTGTGAATATTGGGAAAGAGAATGAGAGTGCTAATATAGGGGCTTTTGATGTAAATAGGCTGCAGAAGCTTAAAGGAAAAGGGCCCAATGGAAATGGGAATGGGAAAAAGAAAGAGGCTGTTGTTGCTGCCAAGGCTGAGCCAAAAAAGGTGGTTAAGAAAAACAGGGTTTGGGATGATTCTCCTCCGCAAACCAAACTGGACTTTACGGATCACCTTGATGGGGAGGGAGATGGGGATAAAAAGGTTGACTTTCTGGCTAAAGAACAAGGGGAGAGTATGATGGATAAAGAAGAGGTTCTTAGCAGTGATAgcgaggttgaagatgatgatgatgatactGGGAAGGATAGCAAGCCTGAGGCTAAGAAAAAGGGTTGGTTTTCGTCTATGTTCCAGAG TATTGCTGGAAAGGCCAATTTGGAGAAGTCAGACTTGGAACCGGCTTTGAAAGCTCTGAAGGACAGGCTCATGACCAAGAATGTG GCCGAGGAAATAGCTGAGAAACTATGTGAGTCTGTGGCAGCAAGTCTCGAAGGCAAAAAGCTTGGTTCATTTACAAGGATATCTTCAACAGTGCAT ACAGCAATGGAAGATGCACTTGTTCGTATTTTAACCCCAAAGCGATCTATTGACATATTGAGGGACGTGCATGCTGCCAAGGAGCAAAGGAAACCATACGTGGTTGTGTTTGTTGGAGTTAATGGAGTTGGAAAATCTACTAATTTGGCTAAG GTTGCTTACTGGCTTCTGCAACACAACACTAGTGTCATGATGGCTGCGTGTGATACATTTCGATCGGGAGCTGTTGAGCAGCTGCGGACACATGCTCGTAGACTTCAG ATCCCTATATTTGAGAAGGGCTATGAGAAAGATCCTGCCGTTGTGGCAAAAGAAGCAATTCAGGAAGCTTCACGCAATGGTTCAGATGTGGTTCTTGTTGATACAGCTGGCCGTATGCAG GATAATGAACCATTGATGAGAGCCCTGTCAAAGCTCATCAACCTCAACAATCCTGACCTTGTCTTATTTGTTGGAGAAGCACTGGTTGGTAATGATGCAGTTGATCAGCTTTCAAAATTCAACCAG AAATTAGCGGACCTCTCAACATCTCCCACACCCAGATTAATAGATGGGATCTTGCTCACAAAATTTGACACTATTGACGATAAG GTGGGAGCTGCACTTTCAATGGTTTACGTATCTGGGGCTCCAGTGATGTTTGTGGGCTGTGGACAGTCCTATACTGACCTCAAGAAACTGAACGTCAAGTCAATTGTGAAGACGCTCCTTAAATGA
- the LOC114179559 gene encoding transmembrane 9 superfamily member 9-like — translation MAREPLARDLCIYVCICILLIAHQSSCFYLPGVAPEDFWKGDPLRVKVNKLSSTKTQLPYSYYSLPYCRPKRIVDSAENLGEVLRGDRIENSPYVFKMREPQLCNAVCRIILDDKTAQEFREMIDDEYRVNMILDNLPLVVPIRRLDQESPMVYLHGFLVGLKGQYSGIKEEKYFIHNHLAFVVKYHTDQQLGLSRIVGFEVKPFSVKHDYEGEWNENKTRLTTCDPHAKKLVTSSESPQEIKSKKEIIFSYDVEFEASDVKWAYRWDTYLLMADDQIHWFSIVNSLMIVLFLSGMVAMIMLRTLYRDISKYNQLETQEEAQEETGWKLVHGDVFRPPLNSDLLCIYVGTGVQFFGMILVTMMFAALGFLSPSNRGGLMTAMLLLWVLMGLFAGYTSGRLYKLFKGTDWKKIAFGTAFVFPATAFTAFFVLNALIWGQRSSGAVPFQTMFALLLLWFGISFPLVFVGGFVGFNKKPPIEDPVKTNKIARQIPVQPWYMNSLCSILIGGILPFGAVFIELFFILTSIWLHQFYYIFGFLFIVFVILIITCAEITVVLCYFQLCSEDYNWWWRSYLTSGSSAFYLFLYTVFYFFTKLEITKPISGILYFGYMMLLSYAFFVLTGTIGFSACFWFTRLIYASVKID, via the exons GGAGATCCATTGAGGGTGAAAGTGAACAAACTGTCTTCCACAAAAACACAGCTTCCTTATTCATACTATTCACTGCCTTATTGTCGTCCCAAACGCATTGTTGACAGCGCAGAAAATCTGGGGGAAGTTCTTCGGGGTGACCGCATTGAAAACTCACCCTATGTG TTCAAAATGAGAGAACCGCAGCTGTGCAATGCTGTGTGTCGTATAATTCTCGATGACAAAACTGCACAAGAGTTCAGGGAAATGATAGATGATGAGTATCGGGTGAACAT GATTCTAGACAATCTTCCTTTGGTTGTTCCTATCAGAAGGCTTGATCAGGAATCTCCCATGGTGTATCTCCATGGCTTCCTTGTTGGTCTTAAGGGACAATATTCTGGA ATCAAAGAGGAGAAGTATTTCATCCACAACCACTTAGCATTTGTGGTTAAGTATCACACTGATCAACAGCTAGGATTATCAAGGATTGTAGGATTTGAGGTTAAACCATTCAG CGTAAAGCATGACTACGAAGGAGAATGGAATGAGAACAAAACCCGCTTAACCACCTGTGATCCCCATGCCAAAAAGCTGGTCACCAGCTCCGAATCTCCCCAAGAGATTAAAAGCAAGAAGGAAATCATTTTCTCCTATGATGTTGAGTTCGAG GCAAGTGATGTGAAGTGGGCATATCGGTGGGATACCTATCTTCTAATGGCGGATGACCAGATTCACTGGTTTTCAATTGTGAACTCTCTGATGATTGTTCTTTTCCTCTCGGGCATGGTGGCTATGATAATGCTGCGGACACTGTATCGTGATATCTCAAAGTACAACCAGTTAGAGACACAAGAAGAAGCACAAGAAGAGACAGGGTGGAAACTGGTACATGGGGATGTGTTCAGGCCTCCACTGAACTCTGATTTACTGTGTATATATGTCGGAACAGGAGTTCAGTTTTTCGGAATGATTCTTGTGACAATGATGTTTGCAGCCCTTGGATTTCTGTCTCCTTCAAACAGAGGTGGTTTGATGACAGCAATGCTCTTGCTTTGGGTGTTAATGGGATTGTTTGCTGGATATACTTCAGGACGTCTTTATAAGTTGTTCAAGGGAACAGATTGGAAGAAAATAGCTTTTGGAACAGCTTTTGTATTCCCAGCCACAGCTTTCACAGCATTCTTTGTGCTAAATGCTCTGATTTGGGGGCAGAGATCTTCTGGGGCAGTGCCATTTCAGACAATGTTTGCTCTTCTTTTGTTGTGGTTTGGCATCTCATTTCCACTTGTGTTTGTTGGTGGATTTGTGGGGTTTAACAAAAAGCCACCAATTGAAGATCCTGTGAAGACAAACAAGATAGCTAGGCAGATTCCAGTGCAGCCTTGGTACATGAATTCATTGTGCTCTATTCTGATAGGAGGCATTCTCCCATTTGGTGCAGTTTTCATTGAGCTTTTCTTCATCCTCACATCAATCTGGTTACAccaattttattacatttttggTTTCTTGTTCATAGTTTTTGTCATCCTCATCATCACCTGTGCTGAGATCACAGTTGTGCTATGCTACTTTCAGCTGTGTAGTGAAGACTACAATTGGTGGTGGAGGTCATATCTCACTTCAGGTTCCTCTGCATTCTACCTTTTTCTATATACTGTATTCTACTTCTTCACTAAACTCGAGATCACAAAACCAATATCTGGAATCTTGTACTTCGGCTACATGATGCTGCTTTCGTATGCTTTCTTTGTGTTGACTGGTACAATTGGTTTCTCTGCATGCTTCTGGTTCACCAGGCTCATCTATGCATCAGTCAAAATTGACTGA